A section of the Perognathus longimembris pacificus isolate PPM17 chromosome 7, ASM2315922v1, whole genome shotgun sequence genome encodes:
- the Ahcyl1 gene encoding S-adenosylhomocysteine hydrolase-like protein 1, which yields MSMPDAMPLPGVGEELKQAKEIEDAEKYSFMATVTKAPKKQIQFADDMQEFTKFPTKTGRRSLSRSISQSSTDSYSSAASYTDSSDDEVSPREKQQTNSKGSSNFCVKNIKQAEFGRREIEIAEQDMSALISLRKRAQGEKPLAGAKIVGCTHITAQTAVLIETLCALGAQCRWSACNIYSTQNEVAAALAEAGVAVFAWKGESEDDFWWCIDRCVNMDGWQANMILDDGGDLTHWVYKKYPNVFKKIRGIVEESVTGVHRLYQLSKAGKLCVPAMNVNDSVTKQKFDNLYCCRESILDGLKRTTDVMFGGKQVVVCGYGEVGKGCCAALKALGAIVYITEIDPICALQACMDGFRVVKLNEVIRQVDVVITCTGNKNVVTREHLDRMKNSCIVCNMGHSNTEIDVTSLRTPELTWERVRSQVDHVIWPDGKRVVLLAEGRLLNLSCSTVPTFVLSITATTQALALIELYNAPEGRYKQDVYLLPKKMDEYVASLHLPSFDAHLTELTDDQAKYLGLNKNGPFKPNYYRY from the exons CAAATCCAGTTTGCTGATGACATGCAAGAGTTTACAAAATTCCCTACCAAGACAGGCCGGAGATCTTTGTCTCGCTCCATCTCACAGTCCTCCACTGACAGCTACAGTTCAG CTGCATCCTACACAGATAGCTCTGATGATGAGGTTTCCCCCCGAGAAAAGCAGCAAACCAACTCCAAGGGCAGCAGCAATTTCTGTGTGAAGAACATCAAACAGGCAGAATTTGGACGCCGGGAGATTGAAATtgcagagcaag ACATGTCTGCTCTGATTTCACTCAGGAAACGTGCACAGGGGGAGAAACCCTTGGCTGGTGCTAAAATAGTGGGCTGTACACACATCACGGCCCAGACAGCG GTATTAATTGAGACACTTTGTGCCCTTGGGGCTCAGTGCCGCTGGTCTGCTTGCAACATCTACTCAACTCAGAATGAAGTAGCTGCAGCGCTGGCTGAGGCTG GAGTTGCAGTCTTCGCTTGGAAGGGCGAGTCAGAAGATGATTTCTGGTGGTGTATTGACCGCTGTGTGAACATGGATGGGTGGCAGGCCAACATG ATCCTGGATGATGGGGGAGACTTAACCCACTGGGTTTATAAGAAGTATCCAAACGTGTTTAAGAAGATCCGAGGCATTGTGGAAGAGAGCGTGACTGGTGTTCACAG GCTCTATCAGCTCTCCAAAGCTGGGAAGCTCTGTGTTCCAGCCATGAATGTCAACGATTCTGTTACCAAACAGAAGTTTGATAACTTGTACTGCTGCCGAGAATCCATTTTGGATGG CCTGAAGAGGACCACAGATGTGATGTTTGGTGGGAAACAAGTGGTGGTGTGTGGCTATGGTGAG GTAGGAAAGGGCTGCTGTGCTGCTCTCAAGGCTCTTGGAGCAATTGTCTACATCACAGAAATCGACCCCATCTGTGCTCTGCAGGCCTG caTGGATGGCTTCAGGGTGGTGAAGTTAAATGAAGTCATTCGGCAAGTTGATGTTGTCATAACTTGCACAG GAAATAAGAATGTAGTCACACGTGAGCACTTGGACCGTATGAAAAACAGTTGCATTGTGTGTAATATGGGCCACTCCAACACGGAAATCGATGTG ACCAGCCTTCGCACTCCAGAACTGACCTGGGAGCGAGTCCGTTCTCAGGTGGATCATGTCATCTGGCCAGATGGCAAACGCGTCGTCCTCCTGGCAGAG ggTCGTCTGCTCAATTTGAGCTGCTCCACAGTTCCTACCTTTGTTCTGTCCATCACAGCTACAACACAG GCTCTGGCACTGATAGAACTCTATAATGCACCTGAGGGACGATACAAACAGGATGTGTACTTGCTTCCTAAGAAAATGG ATGAGTACGTTGCCAGCTTGCACCTGCCATCTTTTGATGCCCACCTGACGGAGCTGACAGACGACCAAGCAAAATACCTGGGACTCAACAAAAATGGGCCATTCAAACCTAATTATTACAG